One window of Cohnella hashimotonis genomic DNA carries:
- a CDS encoding DUF4179 domain-containing protein — METERRIFWARIEERTSDSDLLRKADDAIMAGLASGQALVRRRRRKFQKRFLAFAAASCFLIVCFASIRVSPAFASAIRQIPGMEALVEAIRHDYPSDDTLQDAIDNGYLQKVDVSDEHDGLKFTVEGIVADKARMVLVYTLEGLAPGEQMSVQDIDWKDGSGRKLGLSYGTAGYVQGTEEARSQTDSIEILFPEREPLPDVMGMSVKLRNATYAVTFPIDKKLFAGNERTIPLDETIEVDGQRIVIEKARISPLRIAIEGYCEESNTKAIFGAGDMLIVDDAGKEWGLPSFSMGAAEKNEAHFEFKSSYFRNPKKLYLTGSWFRAVDKGKLLLVVDTDKKSIVQAPDGQVAVADVSTSFGKTFVTFKLNLSRKDDNMGYMLLAGPFVDAAGKKGTATAMGTSMGFAGGEYMHEEDRYELSSGDYVQPLTFDVYMYPQYIEKPYRIEIPLDQ; from the coding sequence ATGGAAACGGAACGGCGCATTTTTTGGGCGCGGATTGAGGAGCGGACCTCGGACTCCGATCTGCTCCGGAAGGCGGACGATGCGATTATGGCGGGACTGGCGTCGGGCCAAGCGCTTGTTCGAAGGCGACGAAGGAAGTTTCAGAAAAGGTTTTTGGCTTTTGCTGCGGCAAGTTGTTTTCTCATCGTCTGCTTCGCTTCCATCCGGGTATCCCCCGCATTTGCTTCGGCCATTCGGCAGATTCCAGGCATGGAGGCGCTCGTCGAGGCGATCCGCCACGATTATCCAAGCGACGATACGCTGCAGGATGCCATAGACAATGGCTATCTGCAAAAAGTGGACGTGTCCGACGAGCATGACGGACTGAAGTTTACGGTGGAGGGAATCGTCGCCGACAAGGCTCGTATGGTGCTCGTATACACGTTGGAAGGACTCGCGCCCGGCGAACAAATGTCCGTACAGGACATCGACTGGAAAGATGGTTCGGGACGTAAGCTGGGGCTGAGCTATGGAACGGCCGGCTATGTTCAAGGCACGGAGGAGGCGCGATCCCAGACAGACTCGATCGAGATTTTATTTCCGGAGCGCGAGCCGCTGCCTGATGTGATGGGAATGTCGGTCAAGCTGAGGAATGCGACTTACGCCGTTACTTTTCCCATCGACAAGAAGCTATTCGCCGGAAACGAACGTACGATCCCGCTGGACGAAACCATTGAGGTCGACGGACAACGCATCGTGATCGAGAAGGCTCGAATCTCGCCGCTGCGAATCGCGATCGAAGGCTATTGTGAAGAAAGCAACACGAAAGCGATATTCGGTGCCGGGGACATGCTTATCGTGGACGACGCCGGCAAGGAATGGGGTCTCCCGAGTTTTAGCATGGGCGCGGCCGAGAAGAATGAGGCGCACTTCGAATTTAAGAGCAGTTATTTCCGCAATCCCAAGAAGCTGTATCTGACCGGCTCCTGGTTCAGAGCTGTCGACAAGGGCAAGCTTCTTCTGGTCGTCGACACGGATAAGAAGTCGATCGTTCAAGCGCCGGATGGCCAGGTGGCGGTGGCAGACGTAAGTACAAGTTTTGGAAAAACGTTTGTTACGTTCAAGCTTAACCTGTCGCGTAAAGACGACAACATGGGATACATGCTGCTTGCGGGGCCTTTCGTCGACGCGGCTGGGAAAAAGGGGACGGCTACTGCAATGGGAACGTCAATGGGCTTCGCGGGCGGAGAATACATGCACGAAGAAGATCGCTACGAACTTTCGTCCGGCGATTACGTCCAACCGTTGACCTTCGACGTGTACATGTATCCGCAATACATTGAGAAGCCGTATCGAATCGAAATACCGCTGGATCAATAA
- a CDS encoding sigma-70 family RNA polymerase sigma factor: MNEDGDAGLMGQRSPDGLHVLQATELEADGLLVLRAKNGDDEAFLDLMGRARRTMLRVALAYLHNEDAALEAIQETTCRAYAKLPSLKQPTFFKTWLVRILMNVCADEQKRRKRLRPVEKWPEAAASDAGHGEAMKFEEAVAGLAPKWKQVVVLKYAEDMTISDIAMLLGHPEGTVKAWLNRALAQLRRELGKEGTLDGNGTAHFLGAD, from the coding sequence TTGAATGAAGACGGAGACGCGGGATTAATGGGGCAGCGGTCGCCAGACGGTCTGCACGTACTGCAAGCTACGGAACTGGAAGCGGACGGGCTGCTTGTCCTGCGGGCAAAAAACGGCGACGACGAGGCTTTTCTTGATCTGATGGGCAGGGCGCGTAGAACGATGCTGCGCGTTGCGCTCGCATATTTGCATAACGAGGATGCGGCGCTGGAAGCGATCCAGGAGACGACTTGTCGTGCCTATGCCAAACTGCCGAGCTTGAAGCAACCGACTTTTTTCAAAACGTGGCTGGTACGTATCTTGATGAATGTGTGCGCGGATGAGCAAAAGCGTCGCAAGAGGCTAAGGCCGGTTGAAAAATGGCCGGAAGCGGCCGCATCCGATGCGGGCCACGGGGAAGCAATGAAGTTCGAAGAAGCGGTTGCGGGACTTGCTCCCAAATGGAAACAGGTCGTCGTTTTAAAGTATGCGGAGGACATGACGATAAGCGATATCGCCATGCTGCTGGGGCATCCGGAGGGAACGGTTAAAGCTTGGCTGAATAGAGCGCTCGCACAATTAAGGCGGGAGCTTGGGAAGGAGGGGACGCTGGATGGAAACGGAACGGCGCATTTTTTGGGCGCGGATTGA
- the dut gene encoding dUTP diphosphatase has translation MYPIQLKRLPGNEDVPLPRRMSEWAAGFDLHAAVAEPVVLAPGDRALIPAGFAMAMPAELEAQIRPRSGLAYKHGITCLNSPGTIDADYRGEVKVLLVNLGQQPFAIERGERIAQMVFQRVPQVTIEETDELPDTVRGAGGFGHTGV, from the coding sequence TTGTATCCAATCCAGTTGAAGCGGCTGCCGGGGAATGAAGACGTTCCGCTGCCGCGCCGCATGTCCGAATGGGCTGCGGGGTTTGACCTTCATGCCGCCGTGGCCGAGCCGGTCGTGCTCGCGCCGGGCGACAGGGCACTGATTCCGGCGGGCTTCGCCATGGCGATGCCTGCGGAACTTGAAGCCCAGATCAGACCGCGCAGCGGTCTGGCCTATAAGCACGGGATTACCTGCTTGAACTCGCCGGGCACGATCGATGCCGATTACCGGGGCGAGGTTAAGGTGCTGCTCGTGAACCTGGGGCAGCAGCCCTTCGCGATCGAGCGCGGCGAGCGCATCGCGCAGATGGTATTCCAGCGGGTGCCTCAGGTGACGATCGAGGAGACCGACGAGCTTCCGGATACGGTGCGCGGCGCCGGCGGCTTCGGCCATACGGGCGTTTGA
- a CDS encoding M16 family metallopeptidase: MNKYTLKNGLRVMIENIPTSRSVAFGIWVKTGSRYETIADNGISHFVEHMLFKGTRRHSAKDIADRFDGIGGNVNAFTAKEYTCYYAKVLDQHLPIAVDILSDMFFESQLAEEELAKEKNVILEEIAMYDDTPDDTVHDLASTAAYGDHPLAYSILGTAERLHAMGPDDLRDYMTRRYTIDNTVVSLAGNVDESVLELLEKHFGDFAIHSEAPMLTVPDFRPDALFHAKKTEQNHLCLTFPGCPIDDPKMYAMTLLNNAIGGGMSSRLFQEIREKRGLAYSVYSYHTSYADSGLFTVYAGTAPKQTRDVYDLTMEMLSEVHAKGLSEAEVNRGKEQLKGNLILSLESTSSRMNRLGKNELMLGRHLTLDEMIERIDAVKMEDVAQMMDRIMSQPAALALVGSQEKVLSGIGREFVVSNPVEAAAGE, from the coding sequence TTGAACAAGTACACGCTGAAGAACGGCTTGCGCGTGATGATTGAGAATATCCCGACCAGCAGGTCGGTTGCGTTCGGCATTTGGGTGAAAACGGGGTCCCGATACGAGACGATCGCCGACAACGGAATTTCGCATTTCGTCGAGCATATGCTGTTCAAAGGTACGCGCCGCCACTCGGCGAAGGATATCGCCGACCGCTTCGACGGAATCGGCGGCAACGTTAACGCCTTCACCGCCAAGGAATACACCTGCTATTACGCCAAGGTTCTCGATCAGCACCTGCCGATCGCCGTGGACATTTTATCGGACATGTTCTTCGAATCCCAGCTCGCCGAAGAAGAGCTGGCCAAGGAAAAGAACGTGATTCTCGAAGAGATCGCCATGTACGACGATACGCCGGACGACACGGTTCACGATCTGGCCTCTACGGCCGCTTACGGCGATCATCCGCTGGCCTATTCGATTTTGGGAACCGCCGAGCGCTTGCACGCGATGGGACCGGACGATCTGCGGGATTATATGACTCGCCGGTACACGATCGATAATACGGTCGTCAGCCTCGCCGGCAACGTGGACGAGAGCGTGCTGGAACTGCTCGAAAAGCATTTCGGCGACTTTGCCATACATTCGGAAGCGCCGATGCTTACTGTACCGGACTTCAGGCCGGATGCGTTGTTCCATGCCAAAAAGACGGAGCAGAACCATCTGTGCCTTACGTTTCCTGGCTGCCCGATCGACGATCCCAAGATGTACGCGATGACGCTGCTCAACAATGCGATCGGCGGCGGGATGAGTTCGCGTCTGTTCCAGGAGATCCGGGAAAAGCGCGGGCTCGCCTATTCGGTCTATTCGTACCATACGAGCTACGCGGACAGCGGGTTGTTCACCGTATACGCGGGTACGGCGCCGAAGCAGACGAGGGACGTATACGATCTGACGATGGAGATGCTCTCCGAAGTCCATGCCAAAGGATTGAGCGAAGCCGAAGTGAACCGCGGCAAGGAGCAGCTCAAGGGCAACCTGATCCTGAGTCTCGAGAGCACGAGCAGCCGCATGAACCGGCTCGGCAAAAACGAGCTGATGCTCGGACGCCATCTGACGCTCGACGAGATGATCGAGCGGATCGACGCGGTCAAGATGGAAGATGTCGCGCAAATGATGGACCGTATTATGAGCCAGCCTGCGGCTTTGGCGCTCGTCGGCTCGCAAGAAAAGGTGTTGTCGGGAATAGGGAGGGAATTCGTTGTATCCAATCCAGTTGAAGCGGCTGCCGGGGAATGA
- a CDS encoding polysaccharide deacetylase family protein, whose product MSKTRWPPTVMLALLVLLLGAGRYGPLHAYVESAKSASGEATYAETGFLGDKEQPAAAEDRANEEEPLKAWLKQEAQKRAIRPKDAKVDRVWKAIPGYNGRTVDVEATYAKAKAAGWTAESAAGSADKVPWVYKEIAPKVSLRDLPPSPVYRGNPAKPAVGLMINVAWGNEYLASILKTLDDEQVKATFFLDGSWLSKNKEAAEEIIRRGHEVSNHAYSHKNMSTITDAKQLEEIAKTQSLLKKTLDVDNRLFAPPSGDFDDRTVRIAAGLGLTTVLWTLDTVDWKRPPAAGVIAKIGAGVGPGTLILMHPTSTTEQALKGIIRQTKAKGLVPGTVSEVLSERRLDVPARGN is encoded by the coding sequence ATGAGCAAAACGCGTTGGCCGCCAACGGTCATGCTGGCGCTGCTCGTCCTGTTGCTCGGCGCGGGCCGGTACGGTCCGCTGCACGCATACGTGGAATCCGCCAAGTCCGCAAGCGGAGAGGCGACATACGCGGAGACGGGATTCCTCGGCGACAAGGAGCAGCCGGCAGCGGCAGAAGATCGGGCGAATGAGGAAGAGCCGTTGAAGGCATGGCTTAAGCAGGAAGCCCAAAAGCGCGCGATTCGGCCGAAGGACGCCAAAGTCGACCGTGTTTGGAAGGCGATACCGGGGTATAACGGCAGGACAGTGGACGTGGAAGCGACATACGCCAAGGCGAAAGCGGCGGGGTGGACGGCCGAGTCCGCCGCCGGCTCCGCGGACAAGGTGCCGTGGGTGTACAAGGAGATCGCACCGAAGGTATCGCTGCGGGATCTGCCGCCTTCGCCGGTCTATCGCGGCAATCCGGCGAAGCCTGCGGTCGGGCTGATGATCAACGTCGCATGGGGCAACGAATATTTAGCTTCTATATTAAAGACGCTGGACGACGAACAGGTCAAAGCGACCTTTTTCCTCGACGGGAGCTGGCTGAGCAAAAACAAGGAGGCTGCGGAAGAGATCATCCGGCGCGGCCACGAGGTATCGAATCACGCTTACTCTCATAAAAACATGAGTACGATTACCGACGCCAAGCAGCTCGAAGAGATCGCCAAAACGCAATCGCTGCTAAAAAAAACGCTGGACGTCGACAATCGTTTGTTCGCGCCGCCCTCCGGCGATTTCGACGACAGGACGGTACGAATTGCGGCCGGACTCGGTTTGACCACGGTGCTGTGGACGCTCGATACCGTCGATTGGAAGCGTCCGCCCGCAGCAGGCGTCATCGCGAAAATCGGAGCAGGCGTTGGACCGGGGACCCTTATTCTGATGCATCCGACATCAACGACCGAGCAGGCGCTCAAGGGGATTATCCGTCAGACCAAAGCGAAGGGGCTCGTACCCGGAACGGTATCAGAGGTGCTGTCGGAGAGGCGGTTAGATGTGCCTGCACGGGGTAATTAA